The Aedes aegypti strain LVP_AGWG chromosome 3, AaegL5.0 Primary Assembly, whole genome shotgun sequence genome contains a region encoding:
- the LOC5566153 gene encoding MRN complex-interacting protein has product MPQELRVVCCFQCRKFQSDIVKKSKKWTCKMCGAKQSLVKEFARGSGRECRLLVQQLSESSQQADRFERDVAEQVLAGKIEMPEIGNAIQDESGRLVANHSLGTSRKLEDGNSKWVSFCSKDDEEESEDLWQEKAHSSLRENKAKMGNMHSVRGADLKPGNLVKPISTRTSEQPNSTTKLVPLADFHQMDKQDKKQFKWQSKVEMSQIFSSANKSSSTLTGKPLFSFKPKSSNFSRKELSEEPKGKETISNITQKRLSSDNELNNREAPMMNFTKKSKWSNFKSEETEISSIAASSNDNETSQQYPSPVSTSKWNKFIPPATQEDDEIA; this is encoded by the exons atgccGCAGGAATTGCGTGTGGTATGCTGTTTTCAATGCCGAAAATTCCAG TCGGACATCGTGAAGAAGTCGAAAAAATGGACCTGCAAAATGTGCGGCGCCAAGCAATCTCTTGTGAAGGAATTCGCCCGCGGTTCCGGCCGGGAGTGTCGACTGTTGGTCCAGCAGTTGAGCGAAAGCTCCCAGCAGGCAGACCGGTTCGAAAGGGATGTCGCCGAACAGGTGCTGGCCGGTAAAATTGAAATGCCAGAGATTGGAAACGCGATTCAGGACGAATCGGGACGACTGGTGGCAAATCACAGTCTTGGGACGAGCAGGAAGTTGGAAGATGGTAACAGCAAATGGGTAAGTTTCTGTTCCAAGGATGATGAGGAGGAAAGTGAAGATTTATGGCAGGAAAAGGCTCACAGTAGTTTGAGGGAAAATAAGGCTAAAATGGGCAATATGCATTCTGTAAGGGGGGCAGATCTTAAACCAGGAAATTTGGTCAAACCTATATCAACAAGAACAAGTGAACAGCCAAATTCCACAACGAAGTTAGTTCCCCTAGCAGATTTCCATCAAATGGACAAGCAGGACAAAAAGCAATTTAAATGGCAATCGAAAGTAGAAATGAGCCAAATTTTTTCTTCCGCCAACAAAAGCTCAAGTACCCTAACTGGTAAACCGTTGTTTAGCTTTAAGCCGAAATCATCCAACTTTTCGAGAAAAGAATTGTCAGAAGAGCCTAAAGGTAAAGAAACTATTAGTAACATTACTCAAAAGCGACTTTCCAGCGATAATGAGCTCAATAACCGAGAAGCACCAATGATGAATTTTACCAAGAAGTCAAAATGGAGCAATTTTAAATCGGAAGAAACAGAAATCAGTTCAATTGCCGCTTCCTCGAATGATAATGAAACTTCACAACAATATCCAAGCCCCGTATCGACCTCTAAATGGAACAAATTTATCCCTCCAGCCACGCAAGAAGATGATGAAATCGCTTGA
- the LOC5566174 gene encoding probable Golgi SNAP receptor complex member 2: MEVLYFQTNSLIQETQQCFQQLSSVRVDSVAVEADIQTKLATVNANCDRLDVLLYKVPVAQRQNAKMRIDQLKYDVRHLQAALKLYQDKKARKEMELAERESLLNKRFTANSETSIDIDYSLQHHNSMQNAHRGVDEMLWTGSNILDGLRNQRETLKGAKKRILDVGNTLGLSNQTMKMIERRLAEDKYVMVGGMIVTLLIIVLVIYFFVF, translated from the exons ATGGAGGTCCTGTATTTCCAAACCAACAGCCTGATCCAGGAAACGCAGCAATGTTTCCAACAGCTCAGCAGCGTACGTGTCGATTCCGTCGCCGTAGAAGCGGACATCCAAACCAAACTGGCCACGGTTAACGC TAACTGCGATCGGTTGGACGTCCTGCTGTACAAAGTCCCGGTTGCGCAGCGCCAGAATGCGAAGATGCGGATCGATCAGCTCAAGTACGACGTGCGGCATCTCCAGGCAGCCCTCAAGCTGTACCAGGACAAAAAGGCCCGCAAGGAAATGGAACTAGCAGAGCGGGAAAGCCTGCTGAACAAACGCTTCACGGCCAATTCGGAAACGTCGATCGACATCGACTACTCGCTGCAGCATCACAACTCGATGCAAAATGCGCACCGAGGGGTGGACGAAATGCTCTGGACGGGGTCCAACATTCTCGACGGACTGCGAAACCAGAGGGAAACGCTGAAGGGCGCAAAAAAGCGAATTCTGGATGTGGGCAATACGCTGGGGCTTTCGAATCAGACGATGAAGATGATTGAGAGGCGGCTGGCCGAAGACAAGTACGTGATGGTCGGAGGAATGATCGTGACGCTGTTAATTATCGTATTGGTTATTTACTTCTTTGTATTTTAA